The Chlamydiales bacterium STE3 DNA window CAACAATAGAGTAGGCTGGAACGTCTTTTACAACCACAGCACGAGTCGCAACAATCGCTCCATTTCCAATAGTGACCCCGTTTTTGATCAAAGAATCGTAACCAAACCATACGTCATTGCCTACGATAATGTCTCCTTTTACTGGTAGCGCATAGATATTATAAGCAGTCTCCCATCCCTGATCAAATATAGGAAAAGGATAGGTACTAATGGCATCAAGTTTATGATCTCCTGTCATGATGAAACGCGTCTCTGCCGCAATGGCGCAAAACTTCCCCATAACAAGTTTTACTTTAGAAAAGTCGTAATTGTATAAAACATTATACTCTTCGAATTTTTCAGGACCATATCTGCGGTCATCAAAATAGGTGTAGTCTCCAATGAAGATGTTACTAGCCTTAATAAAATTTTTCAGGAATATAAGCTTGCTATCGTTTTTAATAGGATAAATGGCATTGGGATTTGGACCTTTCATACTTTTGGCTCCAATATTTAATTTTTTAGAATAAAAGCCTTTTATTTTACAAACTCCAGCCAGTTTATAAAATATAGGAGAAGACTATTTAAAATTTAGTCTTATTTTAGGAAGATAAATTTTGGAAAAAAAGAACTCAGAAAGAATAGAATAAGGAATACGTGCACATCCAAAACTAGCTAATTATTTCGTTTTCGTCAATCGGAGTTTTTGAATTATCTCCCTTCTACTTCTTTATTTTGAAAGGAAAAATATGGTAGGATTCTCATTATGTTAAAAAAAGTTTCGATTTTATTGATAAAAAGCTACAGGCTTTTATTCGGAGCTCTCGTTGGAAATGTTTGTAGGTTTTATCCCACTTGTTCTCACTATGGAGAAGAAGCGATAGAAAAGTGGGGCTTTATCCGAGGGAGCTGGTTGACGTTAAAAAGGCTTGCAAAGTGCCACCCTTTCCACCCAGGGGGTCATGATCCTGTCCCCGAATCAAATAGGGATCCTTAGCGTTGTTCCAGGCTGTAAGAGATCTGAAACTAAGTAATTATATTTTTTAATCGCTTCAACTTCCAAATGATATTTTCTAGCAATTTTCCAAAGAGAATCACCTTCCTGTACGATATGAACCTTTTCTGGCTTAGGAGCAAAAGGCTTTTTCACAGGAGGACAAATTTTTGGCGTTTCTTTCGATTTTAACTTAACTAAAACTTTTTCCTGAATGACAGTTTTCGTCCCTAAATAATCTTCAAGGCGTTTCTCGGCCAAATTACGCACAGTTTCTCCACGAGGGCTTTTGATAATAGCAGAAGATAATT harbors:
- a CDS encoding Virginiamycin A acetyltransferase (Product derived from UniProtKB/Swiss-Prot:P26839;Gene name derived from UniProtKB/Swiss-Prot:P26839;EC number derived from UniProtKB/Swiss-Prot:P26839) yields the protein MGAKSMKGPNPNAIYPIKNDSKLIFLKNFIKASNIFIGDYTYFDDRRYGPEKFEEYNVLYNYDFSKVKLVMGKFCAIAAETRFIMTGDHKLDAISTYPFPIFDQGWETAYNIYALPVKGDIIVGNDVWFGYDSLIKNGVTIGNGAIVATRAVVVKDVPAYSIVAGNPAKVVKMRFDDKTIERLQNIAWWNWKIDKINRNLKLIGNLDIDKLEEAAEAS
- a CDS encoding putative membrane protein insertion efficiency factor (Product derived from UniProtKB/Swiss-Prot:C5D6T9), which produces MLKKVSILLIKSYRLLFGALVGNVCRFYPTCSHYGEEAIEKWGFIRGSWLTLKRLAKCHPFHPGGHDPVPESNRDP